In Chloroflexota bacterium, the following are encoded in one genomic region:
- the minE gene encoding cell division topological specificity factor MinE produces the protein MGWLDRLRSNKNSASQAKDRLQLVLVHDRTDLTPGQLGALKDELIEVISRYVEIEPQAVEIQLSQSGREQYLVANIPLRPARRARR, from the coding sequence ATGGGCTGGCTCGACCGCCTGCGAAGCAACAAAAACAGCGCCAGCCAGGCCAAAGACCGGTTGCAACTGGTATTGGTGCACGACCGCACCGACCTGACGCCCGGTCAACTTGGCGCGCTGAAAGACGAACTCATTGAGGTCATTTCCCGCTACGTGGAAATCGAACCCCAGGCGGTCGAAATCCAACTTTCGCAAAGCGGGCGCGAACAATATCTGGTCGCCAACATCCCCCTCCGCCCTGCGCGGCGCGCCCGTCGTTAA
- a CDS encoding rod shape-determining protein RodA, with protein sequence MRRSYWEHFDFILLGLVATLVIFGVAVIRSAIAGNVVLAGLVKRQIIFAVIGFGVLFATAAIDYHYWATFGKYLYVATALLLAALGIIGKAAFGSARWIDIGIFFIQPSEIAKIVVILVLASFFERHRHQLHEFRWVAISGLLTAAIVVPILLQPDLSTSITILVIWFGMLWAAGLTWKHLALFAAAGAVSPFLAWPFLANYQKARIINFLFPDPNARHGAIYNVQQALISLGSGGLFGQGYGHGSQVQLRFLKVRHTDFIFSVIGEEFGFVGTVFVIVMLALVLWRIFRIARTAHDTFGALIAYGIGIMLFFHMAVNIAMNINLIPVTGLPLPFITYGGSSLLSALLGIGLVESVAMRREPLSF encoded by the coding sequence ATGCGCCGTTCTTACTGGGAGCACTTTGACTTCATCCTGCTGGGGCTGGTTGCCACGCTGGTGATCTTTGGCGTAGCCGTCATCCGCTCGGCTATTGCAGGCAACGTGGTGCTCGCCGGGCTGGTCAAGCGGCAGATCATCTTTGCCGTCATCGGCTTCGGCGTGCTCTTTGCCACCGCTGCCATTGATTACCATTACTGGGCCACGTTCGGCAAGTACCTGTACGTCGCCACAGCCTTGCTGCTGGCTGCGCTGGGCATCATCGGCAAAGCCGCGTTTGGCTCCGCCCGCTGGATCGACATCGGCATCTTCTTCATCCAGCCTTCGGAAATCGCAAAAATTGTGGTGATTTTGGTGCTGGCATCGTTTTTCGAGCGGCACCGCCACCAGTTGCACGAATTCCGCTGGGTTGCCATCAGCGGCCTGTTGACCGCGGCCATCGTGGTGCCTATTTTGCTGCAGCCCGACCTGAGCACCTCGATCACCATTCTGGTCATCTGGTTCGGGATGTTATGGGCTGCCGGACTGACGTGGAAGCACCTTGCCCTTTTCGCGGCCGCAGGGGCGGTTTCCCCCTTCCTGGCTTGGCCCTTTTTGGCCAATTACCAGAAAGCCCGCATCATCAACTTCCTCTTTCCCGACCCCAACGCCCGCCACGGTGCAATTTACAACGTCCAGCAGGCGCTCATCAGCCTGGGTTCTGGCGGGCTTTTCGGACAAGGCTACGGCCACGGCAGCCAGGTGCAACTGCGCTTCCTCAAAGTGCGCCACACCGACTTCATCTTCTCGGTGATTGGCGAGGAATTTGGCTTTGTCGGCACGGTTTTCGTCATCGTGATGCTGGCGCTGGTGCTGTGGCGCATTTTCCGCATTGCCCGCACCGCCCACGACACCTTCGGTGCCCTGATTGCCTACGGCATCGGCATCATGCTGTTCTTCCACATGGCGGTCAACATCGCGATGAACATCAACCTGATTCCGGTCACCGGCCTGCCGTTGCCCTTCATTACCTACGGCGGGAGTTCCCTGCTTTCCGCCCTGTTGGGCATCGGCCTGGTGGAAAGCGTGGCCATGCGCCGCGAACCGCTTTCCTTCTAA
- a CDS encoding glutamate--tRNA ligase, which yields MTASQPARVRFAPSPTGFLHLGGARTALYDFLLARQTGGQFILRIEDTDRKRYVPGAEEELMHSLRWLGLEWDEGPDKGGPYGPYRQSERKEIYQKYAQQLVDSGHAYYCFCTPQRLAQMRKEQQARGEPPHYDGTCRHIPPEEARRRVEAGEPHVIRFKMPREGSITVHDLLRGDITVENRTLDDYILVKSDGWALYHLAAMVDDHLMGITHVIRGSEWLPTFPLHAHIYRAFGWEEPIWVHLSVFLKPSGKGKMSKRDAEVFRKGHKSIFIKDLEELGYLPEAVNNWIALMGWSYDDHTEFFTMQDLIEKFDLERLKPSPAAVNFSKLDHFNGLHIRALPEADLARRLVPYFHAAGYAEVTADDLRPIVPLIQTRITTMDEAPKIAGFFFRDDVEPVPEELIAKKLDAAQSLEVARRAREVLAAVPAEAFTPENTEPPMRALVEELGLKAGQVFGVVRVAVTGQRVSPPLFETLEIVGKAKTIERMDKAIKMLEALAQKDQE from the coding sequence ATGACCGCTTCCCAACCCGCCCGTGTTCGCTTTGCGCCCTCGCCCACCGGCTTCCTGCACCTCGGCGGGGCGCGCACCGCCCTGTACGACTTCCTGCTTGCCCGCCAGACCGGCGGCCAGTTTATCCTGCGCATCGAAGATACCGACCGCAAGCGCTACGTGCCCGGCGCAGAAGAGGAATTGATGCACAGCCTGCGCTGGCTGGGGCTGGAATGGGACGAAGGCCCCGACAAAGGCGGCCCTTACGGCCCTTACCGCCAATCGGAGCGCAAGGAAATTTACCAGAAATACGCCCAACAGCTGGTAGACAGCGGCCACGCCTATTACTGCTTCTGCACGCCGCAGCGGCTGGCGCAGATGCGCAAGGAACAGCAGGCCCGGGGCGAGCCGCCTCACTACGACGGCACGTGCCGCCACATTCCCCCTGAAGAAGCCCGCCGTCGGGTGGAAGCCGGTGAGCCGCACGTCATCCGCTTCAAAATGCCCAGGGAAGGCAGTATTACCGTCCACGACCTGCTGCGCGGCGACATCACCGTGGAAAATCGCACCCTGGACGACTACATCCTCGTCAAATCCGACGGCTGGGCGCTCTATCACCTCGCCGCGATGGTGGACGACCACCTGATGGGCATTACCCACGTCATTCGCGGCTCCGAATGGCTGCCCACCTTCCCCCTGCACGCACACATCTACCGCGCCTTCGGCTGGGAAGAGCCGATCTGGGTGCACCTGTCGGTCTTCCTCAAACCCAGCGGCAAGGGCAAAATGAGCAAGCGCGATGCGGAAGTCTTCCGCAAGGGGCACAAATCCATCTTCATCAAAGACCTGGAGGAACTTGGCTACCTGCCCGAAGCGGTCAACAACTGGATTGCCCTCATGGGCTGGAGTTACGACGACCACACTGAGTTCTTCACCATGCAAGATCTGATTGAGAAATTTGACCTGGAGCGCCTGAAACCTTCTCCGGCCGCCGTCAATTTCTCCAAACTGGACCATTTCAACGGCCTGCACATCCGCGCCCTGCCGGAAGCCGACCTGGCCCGCCGTTTGGTGCCTTATTTCCATGCTGCAGGCTACGCCGAAGTCACAGCCGATGACCTGCGTCCCATCGTGCCGCTCATCCAGACCCGCATTACCACGATGGACGAAGCGCCGAAAATTGCAGGCTTTTTCTTCCGCGATGATGTGGAGCCGGTGCCCGAGGAACTGATTGCGAAGAAACTGGACGCCGCGCAATCGCTGGAAGTCGCCCGCCGTGCCCGGGAGGTGCTCGCCGCGGTGCCTGCAGAAGCCTTCACCCCCGAAAACACCGAGCCGCCCATGCGCGCCCTGGTTGAGGAACTCGGCTTGAAGGCCGGGCAGGTGTTTGGCGTGGTGCGCGTCGCGGTCACCGGCCAGCGCGTCAGCCCACCGCTGTTCGAGACGCTGGAAATCGTGGGCAAGGCCAAGACGATCGAGCGCATGGACAAGGCGATCAAGATGCTGGAAGCGTTGGCGCAAAAGGATCAAGAATGA
- a CDS encoding DUF4433 domain-containing protein encodes MPKRLRELYYIAHQDNLPSIFAKGILSHAGVEREGVEFTRVYDEGIVAWRKSKSTPAGRSLWEYANLYFQPRNPMLYRLVMEGRLGDLAILSVDKSVLEQEGVFITDGNAARNETRILPRREWAKYSEEILRAAALTWWSDTDGSKRKIMAEVLVPDTVPPEFIKAVYVPDNDARQRVASLLQNTSRKQVPIIPEPQMFFQPQRVIRLTATLRLVEGDMFFSTLQTLTISVNTVGVMGKGLASRAKYQFPDAYVRYQDACKRGWLRPGKPYLYKREASLDLALADEPAMLTNANRQTWFLFFPTKRHWRERSRLDDIEKGLQWIEQNYRSEGIKSLAMPALGCGLGGLDWAVVGPLMVRYLSRLDMPVDIHLPLEGKVPDEQLKREFLLRDAA; translated from the coding sequence ATGCCGAAGCGGCTGCGTGAACTTTACTACATCGCCCACCAGGACAACTTGCCTTCCATTTTTGCAAAAGGCATTTTGTCTCATGCCGGGGTGGAACGGGAAGGCGTGGAGTTCACGCGCGTTTACGATGAAGGCATTGTGGCCTGGCGCAAAAGCAAGAGCACGCCCGCCGGCCGCTCCCTGTGGGAATACGCGAACCTTTACTTTCAGCCGCGCAACCCGATGCTCTACCGCCTGGTGATGGAGGGGCGGCTGGGCGATTTGGCGATTTTGAGCGTGGACAAAAGCGTGTTAGAGCAAGAAGGCGTGTTCATTACCGATGGCAACGCGGCGCGCAACGAAACGCGTATCTTGCCCCGTCGCGAATGGGCAAAATACAGCGAAGAAATCCTGCGGGCGGCGGCGCTCACGTGGTGGAGCGACACCGACGGCTCCAAGCGCAAAATCATGGCCGAGGTGTTAGTGCCCGATACGGTGCCGCCGGAATTCATCAAAGCGGTTTACGTACCCGATAACGATGCCCGCCAGCGGGTGGCATCGCTTTTGCAGAACACGAGCCGCAAGCAAGTGCCCATCATTCCGGAGCCGCAGATGTTCTTCCAGCCGCAGCGTGTCATCCGGCTCACCGCCACCCTGCGGCTGGTGGAAGGCGATATGTTCTTTTCTACGCTGCAAACGCTCACCATTAGCGTCAATACGGTGGGCGTGATGGGCAAAGGGCTGGCTTCGCGGGCCAAATACCAGTTTCCCGATGCTTATGTCCGTTACCAGGATGCCTGCAAGCGCGGCTGGCTTCGCCCCGGCAAGCCCTACCTCTACAAACGCGAAGCCTCGCTTGACCTTGCCCTGGCCGACGAACCGGCCATGCTCACCAACGCTAACCGGCAAACGTGGTTCCTCTTTTTCCCCACCAAACGGCACTGGCGCGAACGCTCTCGGCTGGACGACATTGAAAAAGGCCTGCAATGGATTGAGCAGAACTACCGCAGCGAGGGCATCAAATCGTTAGCCATGCCAGCTCTGGGCTGCGGGCTGGGCGGGTTGGATTGGGCCGTGGTCGGGCCGCTGATGGTGCGCTACCTGAGCCGCCTTGACATGCCTGTAGATATTCACCTTCCGTTAGAAGGCAAAGTGCCGGATGAGCAACTAAAGCGCGAATTTTTGCTGAGAGACGCCGCATGA